Proteins from a single region of Pseudomonas sp. BSw22131:
- a CDS encoding restriction endonuclease subunit S: MVPEKWTNIHLGEIFEFKNGLNTDKASYGHGQKFINVMDVLNNSTITESEIIGRVKVSEKQLEDYSVKKGDILFNRTSETFSEIAMSAVYIGEQTVTFGGFVIRGRPKNPILRTDFLAYVLQSKNFRTEAIKRGQGVVRANIGQKDLATIQVLVPSHLEQKKIAKILSAWDQAIVTSTQLLEASQQQKKVLMRKLLAGKQRLPGFSYQWTSAPVASCLLGSSLRNLDSTLGLENVMSVNKTEGMIPMRERTIGKSINRYKIVKNGWFAYNPMRINVGSICRWNKEENCLVSPDYIVFRCNESVLLGSYFDQFRKSERWTDYMNNAGSGSVRVRIYLKDLSQLEIPLPRIEEQQKIAQFLSTIDCEIETLQKKLACLRQEKKALMHQLLTGTRRVQVDKMETA, encoded by the coding sequence ATGGTTCCTGAAAAATGGACAAACATTCATCTTGGCGAAATTTTTGAGTTTAAGAACGGACTAAACACCGACAAGGCTAGCTATGGCCATGGTCAAAAATTTATAAACGTGATGGATGTCTTAAACAACAGCACAATCACCGAAAGCGAAATAATAGGCAGAGTAAAAGTTTCCGAAAAACAGCTGGAAGACTACTCAGTAAAAAAAGGTGACATACTTTTTAATCGCACCTCTGAAACCTTTAGTGAAATCGCAATGTCCGCCGTATATATCGGCGAGCAAACCGTAACTTTCGGCGGCTTCGTTATTAGAGGAAGACCAAAAAACCCCATATTACGAACCGATTTTTTGGCCTACGTACTTCAGTCAAAAAACTTCAGAACTGAAGCCATCAAAAGAGGGCAAGGTGTCGTTCGGGCGAACATCGGCCAAAAAGATCTAGCTACGATTCAAGTTCTTGTGCCCTCCCACCTCGAACAAAAGAAGATCGCCAAAATCCTGTCAGCCTGGGATCAAGCCATCGTTACTTCCACACAGTTACTTGAGGCAAGTCAGCAACAGAAAAAAGTATTGATGCGCAAGCTACTAGCCGGAAAACAACGTCTACCAGGATTTTCCTATCAGTGGACGAGCGCCCCAGTAGCAAGTTGTTTGCTTGGATCCAGCCTCCGCAACTTAGACTCTACCTTGGGGTTGGAAAATGTCATGTCCGTCAATAAAACGGAAGGCATGATCCCCATGAGAGAGAGAACTATTGGCAAGTCTATTAATCGTTATAAAATCGTAAAAAACGGCTGGTTTGCTTACAATCCAATGCGAATAAACGTTGGTTCTATTTGTCGCTGGAACAAAGAAGAAAATTGCCTCGTGAGCCCTGACTATATTGTATTCAGGTGCAACGAGAGCGTATTGCTCGGGTCGTATTTTGACCAATTCAGAAAATCGGAGCGCTGGACGGATTATATGAATAACGCAGGCAGCGGTAGCGTTCGCGTGCGAATTTATTTGAAAGATCTAAGTCAACTTGAAATACCACTCCCAAGAATAGAAGAGCAGCAAAAAATTGCTCAATTTCTATCCACAATTGACTGCGAAATCGAAACCCTGCAAAAAAAGCTCGCCTGCTTGAGACAAGAGAAAAAAGCATTGATGCATCAACTGCTGACGGGAACGCGCCGTGTGCAGGTGGATAAGATGGAGACCGCTTAA
- a CDS encoding virulence RhuM family protein → MTLIDLILYSTEDGLAQFTLREMNGQVWLTQLELAELYQTSKQNIGKHIQAVLADGELAAEAVVNQKFTTAADGKEYLTNLYALPMIIAVGYRVRSTRGSQFRQWATRTLNEYMLKGFVMDDSRLKEPSWDYFDELLERIRDIRSSEKRFYQKVRDLFSLAEDYRANEQDTARLFAEVQNRLFFAVTGHTAAELIMRRANANEPNMNLLSFKGDRVRKADVVVAKNYLNGEELDQLNRLVSMFVDFAELRAKQRQHIKLQDWRQYIDSFMVFNEQPLLRSAGTVSHEQMKHAAHERYEQFDQRRRSAEALEVDIQELQELEQLEKRLRSSMKPS, encoded by the coding sequence ATGACGTTAATTGACCTGATCCTTTACAGCACAGAAGACGGCTTGGCGCAGTTCACTTTGCGAGAGATGAATGGTCAGGTTTGGCTGACTCAACTGGAGCTAGCCGAGCTGTATCAGACTAGCAAGCAAAATATCGGCAAGCATATACAGGCTGTACTGGCTGATGGTGAGCTGGCTGCCGAGGCAGTTGTAAACCAAAAGTTTACTACTGCCGCAGACGGCAAAGAGTATCTGACGAACCTCTACGCTTTACCCATGATAATCGCCGTAGGCTACCGAGTACGCTCAACCCGCGGCTCTCAATTCCGACAGTGGGCTACACGTACCCTGAATGAATACATGCTCAAAGGCTTCGTGATGGACGATAGCCGCCTGAAGGAGCCTAGCTGGGATTACTTCGATGAACTGCTCGAACGCATCCGCGACATACGTTCGTCGGAGAAGCGTTTCTATCAGAAGGTTCGGGATCTGTTCTCCTTGGCAGAAGACTATCGCGCCAATGAACAGGACACCGCCCGGCTCTTCGCCGAGGTACAGAACAGGTTGTTTTTTGCTGTGACCGGGCATACTGCTGCCGAGTTGATCATGCGCCGCGCCAATGCCAACGAGCCGAACATGAACTTGCTCAGTTTCAAGGGCGACCGAGTGCGCAAGGCTGATGTGGTGGTCGCCAAAAACTACCTGAATGGCGAAGAGCTGGACCAGCTCAATCGCCTAGTCAGCATGTTCGTAGACTTCGCTGAGCTACGCGCCAAACAGCGTCAGCACATAAAGCTGCAAGATTGGCGGCAATACATTGATAGCTTCATGGTATTCAACGAGCAACCGCTGCTGCGCTCAGCCGGAACAGTGAGCCACGAGCAGATGAAACACGCTGCCCATGAACGCTACGAACAGTTCGATCAGAGGCGCAGAAGCGCAGAAGCACTAGAGGTGGATATCCAAGAACTGCAAGAACTCGAGCAGCTGGAAAAACGGTTGCGCAGTAGCATGAAGCCAAGCTGA
- a CDS encoding restriction endonuclease subunit S — MPTQLFKLSELADIRSGYTFRGALEHDPAGDVRVLQIRDLRQQAAIDPATLIAITWEARTAAPLLEQGDIVVIARGDKNTAALYRAEQRIVATSQFFIVSPKTTRVLPEYLCWLINLPQSQRSLERSGSSIQAISKASLMNMPIPLPLLETQGRLTQLQRLWDEEDQLISQLHMNREQMLQGIYQQLIKD; from the coding sequence ATGCCAACCCAGTTATTCAAATTGAGCGAATTGGCTGATATTCGATCGGGTTACACATTCCGCGGCGCGCTAGAACATGACCCGGCTGGAGATGTTCGCGTCCTGCAGATTAGGGATCTGCGTCAACAAGCAGCGATTGATCCCGCCACACTTATTGCCATTACTTGGGAGGCCCGCACAGCGGCTCCCTTACTCGAGCAAGGCGATATCGTAGTGATCGCTCGCGGCGATAAGAATACTGCCGCTCTCTACAGAGCAGAACAGCGGATTGTGGCGACTAGCCAATTCTTTATTGTCAGCCCCAAAACAACAAGGGTACTACCGGAATACCTGTGCTGGTTGATCAACCTTCCGCAAAGCCAGCGAAGCCTTGAACGCAGCGGCAGCAGCATCCAAGCCATCAGCAAAGCATCGCTGATGAATATGCCCATTCCGCTGCCCTTGCTGGAAACCCAAGGCAGGCTGACTCAATTGCAACGCCTCTGGGATGAAGAAGATCAACTTATCAGCCAGCTACACATGAATCGTGAACAAATGCTCCAGGGCATTTATCAGCAACTTATTAAGGATTGA
- a CDS encoding HAD family hydrolase, with product MAKKHIPFVIAYDFDGTLSPGNMQEYDFVPALKIKPAVFWQEAKAMAQEQQADEILAYMRLMIERAQAAKVRVSKKDFADFGASIQLFPGVEDWFKRITAYGRTKGIKVEHFIISSGLREMIEGTPINKHFTRVYASGFMYDHNGIAHWPALAVNYTTKTQYLFRINKGSLDVHDNSVINKFVEPSERPVPFSNMVFIGDGETDIPSMRLVKNQGGHSIAVYSKGKRGAREKAQKLVDEGRTNLATTADYTENSAIDRAVKAMIDKAISMRTIAEANG from the coding sequence ATGGCCAAAAAACATATCCCGTTCGTTATCGCCTATGATTTCGACGGCACCCTGTCTCCAGGCAACATGCAAGAATATGACTTTGTTCCTGCTCTGAAAATCAAACCTGCCGTTTTTTGGCAGGAGGCTAAAGCAATGGCTCAGGAGCAACAGGCCGACGAAATCTTGGCCTATATGCGCTTGATGATAGAGCGAGCCCAAGCTGCTAAGGTACGTGTCAGTAAAAAAGACTTTGCTGACTTCGGAGCCAGTATTCAACTGTTTCCAGGCGTGGAAGACTGGTTCAAGCGTATCACTGCCTATGGTCGTACTAAAGGGATAAAAGTCGAACACTTCATTATTTCGTCAGGCCTACGCGAGATGATTGAAGGCACGCCGATCAACAAACATTTCACCCGTGTTTACGCATCTGGCTTTATGTACGACCACAACGGTATCGCACACTGGCCTGCACTGGCAGTGAATTATACTACCAAGACCCAATATCTGTTCCGCATCAATAAGGGCAGTTTGGATGTGCACGATAACTCGGTGATCAATAAATTCGTCGAGCCCTCCGAGAGACCAGTGCCCTTCAGCAATATGGTGTTTATTGGGGACGGCGAAACCGATATCCCTTCAATGCGTCTAGTTAAGAATCAAGGTGGTCACTCCATTGCTGTCTATAGCAAAGGCAAACGAGGGGCCCGCGAGAAAGCGCAGAAACTGGTGGATGAGGGCCGTACCAACCTCGCCACTACAGCGGACTACACCGAAAACTCGGCGATTGACCGCGCCGTGAAAGCGATGATCGACAAGGCCATCTCCATGCGCACAATCGCTGAGGCGAATGGTTGA
- a CDS encoding type I restriction-modification system subunit M — MNDKVNQDDINKALWAACDTFRGTISADTYKDFILTMLFLKYISDVWQDHYDTYKIEYGDEPELIEEMLKNERFVLPRDASFYALHNQRHEPGNGERIDLALHAIEEANGTKLKDVGKSVFQDISFNTDRLGEEKQKNAILRHLLENFDRAELNLKPSRVGSLDVIGNAYEYLIKNFAASGGQKAGEFYTPPEVSELIAELLDPQPGDSICDPACGSASLLMKCGRKIREHHSSKQYALYGQEAIGSTWSLAKMNMFLHGEDNHKIEWGDTLRNPKLLDQNGQLLRFDIVTANPPFSLDTWGHEDAENDHFGRFKRGVPPKSKGDYAFILHMIETLKPKTGRMAVVVPHGVLFRGSREGKIRQKLIEENLLDAVIGLPEKLFYGTGIPAAILIFNKAKTDNNVLFIDASREFKSGKNQNFLSNEHIQNILITYRHRINSEKYSHRASLQEISDNDYNLNIPRYVNTFEEEDDINLTAVRAERAQLNAKLAELEIEMDAYLKELGYGS, encoded by the coding sequence ATGAACGACAAAGTTAATCAAGACGACATCAATAAGGCGCTATGGGCCGCGTGCGACACATTCCGTGGCACGATCAGCGCGGACACCTATAAAGACTTCATCCTTACCATGCTGTTTCTCAAGTACATCAGCGATGTTTGGCAGGACCACTATGACACGTACAAAATAGAATATGGCGACGAGCCAGAACTGATTGAGGAAATGCTAAAAAACGAGCGTTTCGTCCTACCGCGTGACGCCAGCTTTTATGCACTGCATAACCAGCGTCACGAACCAGGTAATGGTGAACGTATCGATCTGGCGTTACACGCCATCGAAGAAGCGAACGGCACCAAGCTCAAAGACGTCGGCAAAAGCGTTTTCCAAGATATTTCCTTCAACACCGACCGCCTCGGTGAAGAGAAGCAGAAAAACGCCATTTTGCGCCACTTACTGGAGAACTTTGACCGCGCCGAACTCAACCTCAAACCGTCCCGCGTCGGCAGTCTGGATGTAATCGGTAACGCCTACGAATACCTGATCAAAAACTTCGCTGCCAGCGGTGGTCAAAAAGCAGGTGAGTTTTATACTCCGCCGGAAGTCTCCGAGCTCATCGCCGAACTGCTCGATCCACAACCTGGCGATAGCATCTGCGACCCGGCCTGTGGATCAGCCTCACTGTTGATGAAATGCGGACGCAAAATTCGAGAGCATCATAGCAGCAAGCAATACGCACTCTATGGCCAGGAAGCCATCGGTTCCACTTGGTCGCTGGCCAAGATGAACATGTTTCTGCACGGTGAGGATAACCACAAGATCGAGTGGGGCGATACTCTACGCAACCCCAAGTTGCTTGATCAAAATGGCCAATTGCTTAGATTCGATATTGTCACCGCGAATCCACCTTTCTCATTGGACACGTGGGGCCACGAGGACGCCGAGAATGATCATTTCGGTCGGTTCAAACGAGGCGTACCACCAAAAAGCAAAGGCGATTACGCCTTTATTCTCCACATGATTGAAACACTGAAGCCCAAGACGGGGCGTATGGCCGTAGTCGTACCCCATGGCGTACTGTTCCGTGGCTCCAGAGAAGGGAAAATCCGTCAGAAACTGATAGAGGAAAACCTGCTGGATGCCGTAATAGGTTTACCGGAAAAGCTTTTTTACGGCACGGGAATTCCCGCCGCCATCCTGATATTCAACAAGGCCAAGACAGATAATAACGTTCTGTTCATCGACGCGAGCCGTGAGTTCAAGTCTGGAAAAAACCAAAACTTTCTGAGTAACGAACATATACAAAATATTCTCATTACCTACCGTCACCGTATTAACTCTGAAAAATACAGCCACCGCGCCAGCCTGCAAGAAATTAGCGACAACGACTACAATTTAAACATTCCGCGATATGTGAATACTTTCGAAGAGGAAGACGATATTAATCTCACGGCTGTCCGAGCCGAACGTGCACAACTCAACGCCAAGCTAGCAGAGTTAGAGATAGAGATGGATGCTTACCTAAAGGAGCTTGGTTATGGTTCCTGA